A stretch of the Denticeps clupeoides chromosome 6, fDenClu1.1, whole genome shotgun sequence genome encodes the following:
- the LOC114792849 gene encoding neurosecretory protein VGF yields the protein MVMTWCQHSSSVSILLLVLLSIHPQLLPASPVPVESSLRSSSSSRSTDLPQLPQPEHEAHGDNDSQIHTRSDQSHNAGIDTAQALTSILLEALDNPGWEEDSAREQMTDPYTLLEFHQDNKNERGNGGVAEQVARKNQNIKWDEKRSVKEGNGTPAGQQFFLLDLLSKKISAEPKASADKDVSKLERMTRGYFQNIDLGLQDNEILPPLKGYKAYNQQLAQATKKLKWLEAVTKTPQSEDRNFMDDFENSEEDENADEVLTNENERVVAKAEQEEVRRQEAEALAAREEEQRLADIASDMLLEYMDRKQQETSYLKQRKKGSVAEDKRSNEVVDDDDDDEAIDPQTIDRLIEISSKLHLPADDVVEIIADVEEKKKKKDSPPVIAPRFRPLVAPPRVMVPAVSFSKPPKKSKGPHSIDPYKKKAKAKLYQQDLWFKPQPFLAYPSYPYYQKPYRAYYPVYFPPPKSQYFNMPVLSYDYKYEDTMDYGFKPPKRRNRVKGKGRGWKQVTVGPPNPYISNYILPHPRTYQSLPMSSPITQSDRRQSPFYDPPDYGFDEMGVQQDGDEELENFIEKIYFHRRMF from the coding sequence gcagcagcagcagaagcacaGACCTCCCTCAGCTGCCCCAACCGGAACATGAAGCGCACGGGGACAATGATAGCCAGATCCACACACGTTCAGATCAAAGCCACAATGCAGGCATTGACACAGCCCAGGCTTTAACGTCGATTTTGCTGGAGGCTCTAGACAACCCAGGGTGGGAGGAGGATAGTGCGAGAGAACAGATGACCGACCCCTACACCCTACTGGAGTTCCACCAAGATAATAAAAATGAGAGAGGAAACGGAGGGGTGGCGGAGCAGGTGGCACGCAAGAACCAGAACATCAAGTGGGATGAGAAAAGGTCAGTGAAGGAAGGGAACGGAACTCCGGCAGGACAGCAATTCTTTCTGCTGGACCTGCTCAGCAAAAAAATAAGTGCGGAACCCAAAGCAAGTGCAGACAAAGATGTTTCCAAGCTTGAGAGGATGACCAGAGGCTATTTTCAGAACATTGACCTTGGTCTACAGGACAACGAGATACTTCCACCTCTGAAGGGCTACAAAGCATACAACCAGCAACTGGCTCAGGCCACCAAAAAATTAAAGTGGCTGGAAGCAGTGACAAAAACCCCACAAAGCGAAGACAGGAACTTCATGGATGACTTTGAAAACTCCGAAGAAGATGAAAATGCGGATGAGGTCCTGACCAATGAAAACGAGCGGGTAGTTGCTAAGGCCGAGCAGGAAGAGGTAAGGAGGCAGGAAGCCGAGGCTCTGGCAGCCAGAGAAGAGGAGCAAAGGCTGGCCGACATCGCCTCAGACATGTTACTGGAGTACATGGACCGGAAACAGCAGGAGACTTCCTATCTGAAGCAACGCAAGAAAGGCAGCGTAGCTGAGGACAAGCGCTCCAATGAGGTGGTtgacgatgatgacgacgatgaaGCCATTGATCCGCAGACCATTGACCGTTTAATAGAGATCTCAAGCAAACTGCACCTTCCTGCCGATGATGTGGTTGAAATAATTGCTGATgttgaagagaaaaagaaaaagaaagactcACCCCCAGTCATAGCTCCTCGTTTCCGACCATTAGTGGCtccacccagggtgatggttccAGCCGTCAGCTTCTCaaagccccccaaaaaatccaaaGGCCCCCACAGCATTGACCCTTACAAAAAGAAAGCCAAAGCCAAGCTGTATCAGCAGGACTTGTGGTTCAAGCCACAGCCCTTCTTGGCCTACCCTTCATATCCGTACTACCAGAAGCCATACCGGGCATATTACCCAGTTTACTTTCCACCTCCCAAGTCCCAGTACTTTAACATGCCAGTGCTCTCATATGACTACAAGTATGAGGATACCATGGACTATGGCTTTAAGCCTCCTAAACGTAGGAACAGGGTAAAAGGTAAAGGACGTGGGTGGAAACAGGTAACTGTTGGACCCCCAAACCCGTACATATCCAACTACATCTTGCCGCACCCTCGGACATATCAGTCCCTGCCCATGTCCAGTCCAATCACCCAGTCTGACAGGAGACAGTCTCCCTTTTACGACCCTCCTGACTATGGCTTCGACGAGATGGGGGTTCAGCAAGATGGCGATGAGGAGCTGGAGAACTTCATTGAGAAGATCTATTTTCACCGCAGAATGTTTTAG